One Pseudoalteromonas espejiana DSM 9414 DNA window includes the following coding sequences:
- a CDS encoding lactoylglutathione lyase family protein — MSHTYPRSFSHIGISVPDVEKAVEFYTKVMGWYTIMEPTVITEDNSPIGEMCTDVFGPNWEKFKIAHLSTGDRIGVEIFEFKDQENPKDNFEYWKTGIFHFCVQDPDVEGLADRIVAAGGKKRMPEPRYYSPGEKPYRMIYMEDPFGNILEIYSHSYELIYSAGAY; from the coding sequence ATGAGTCATACATATCCACGTAGTTTTTCGCACATTGGTATTTCAGTACCGGATGTTGAAAAAGCCGTAGAGTTTTACACTAAGGTGATGGGCTGGTACACCATAATGGAGCCTACCGTGATCACTGAAGATAACAGCCCAATTGGCGAAATGTGTACCGATGTATTTGGTCCAAATTGGGAAAAATTTAAAATAGCGCACCTTTCAACAGGCGACCGTATTGGTGTAGAAATTTTTGAATTTAAAGACCAAGAAAACCCTAAAGACAACTTTGAATACTGGAAAACCGGTATCTTTCATTTCTGTGTACAAGACCCAGATGTAGAAGGCTTAGCGGATCGTATTGTTGCTGCAGGCGGTAAAAAACGTATGCCAGAGCCACGTTACTACTCCCCTGGTGAAAAGCCGTACCGCATGATCTACATGGAAGACCCATTTGGTAACATCCTTGAGATTTACAGCCACAGCTACGAGCTTATTTACAGCGCAGGCGCTTACTAA
- a CDS encoding heparan-alpha-glucosaminide N-acetyltransferase domain-containing protein has translation MNTRLKTIDLARGASVFIMILVHTLWMYSSTELQSESLFGAVIHILGKGTASFLVAMGLSMALSRRQTPMLLIKRGIQLLLLAYLMNAAKFWLPIEVFNTMPEAFINAYGWQSPLSAGQLQFMVLTGDILQLAGVSLLLFGALNIARWKTAWIACLAIAIALVSQFVRGQQFALSPYISDLFFANNYQVYFPVFPWISAILTGYVLGRLYINSQHNAAYLFSVCAKLGAALLIIGTAWLIADFKGQFGNFFHLNGGGIIYLIGLNLFGLAVIEYVFGNKFNGPITRALLYASKHVTALYIIQWVLICWLMGVFGYHTQSLWPTLCLMGLMGLLTFAVHKVYLQTKQTILAIKQKPKRTA, from the coding sequence ATGAACACACGTCTTAAAACGATTGACCTTGCCCGAGGTGCGAGCGTTTTTATTATGATTTTAGTACACACTTTATGGATGTACTCGAGCACGGAGTTGCAAAGTGAAAGCCTATTTGGCGCTGTTATTCATATACTTGGCAAAGGCACAGCCTCGTTTTTGGTGGCAATGGGGCTATCTATGGCACTTTCGCGTAGGCAAACACCCATGTTATTAATTAAGCGCGGCATACAGCTTTTACTACTTGCGTATTTAATGAATGCGGCAAAGTTTTGGCTACCCATTGAGGTATTTAACACCATGCCCGAGGCATTTATAAATGCGTACGGCTGGCAAAGTCCGCTCAGTGCGGGGCAATTACAATTTATGGTGCTCACAGGTGATATTTTACAACTTGCCGGAGTAAGCTTATTGCTATTTGGGGCACTTAATATTGCCCGTTGGAAAACCGCATGGATTGCATGCTTAGCCATTGCTATTGCACTTGTAAGCCAGTTTGTAAGGGGGCAGCAGTTTGCACTTTCGCCGTATATAAGCGATTTGTTTTTTGCTAATAACTACCAAGTTTATTTTCCGGTGTTTCCGTGGATAAGCGCTATATTAACCGGCTACGTGCTTGGGCGTTTATACATAAATAGTCAGCATAATGCTGCGTACTTATTTAGTGTATGCGCAAAGTTAGGTGCTGCATTATTAATTATTGGTACAGCGTGGCTTATTGCTGATTTTAAGGGGCAGTTTGGCAATTTTTTCCATTTAAATGGCGGCGGTATTATTTATTTAATCGGTTTAAATTTATTTGGTTTAGCTGTAATAGAATATGTATTTGGTAATAAATTCAACGGCCCTATTACACGGGCTCTTTTGTATGCGAGCAAGCATGTAACGGCCCTTTACATTATTCAATGGGTGCTAATTTGCTGGCTTATGGGCGTGTTTGGTTATCACACTCAGTCACTGTGGCCAACACTGTGCTTAATGGGCCTTATGGGTTTACTAACCTTTGCAGTGCACAAAGTGTATTTGCAAACTAAGCAAACCATACTCGCAATTAAGCAAAAGCCTAAGCGTACAGCATAA
- a CDS encoding GNAT family N-acetyltransferase: MYFSSFVTTLQHTGNVTMRLLQQSDMPIICQWLTLPYAHFWGMSKHTPEQMCSAYQDIINNPHHHAYVIEQNNELLALVELYSPKHDKLLAAAYEVMPNDTGMHILLAPNTKPKRHFSFEIMQCVLHSIFTHNDNARVVVEPDIANSKIHTLNKRLGFVHTKQITLGDKNAYLGFCNKAAFETHVNLHHKTQAHINSDYVKFDHWQWANRHLQSKAISELVHERLLVAEQTPHGFKVNIEGGYFLFNGRAMALNHIDIDEPSLCFYNLNNEQVALDVLHFFSVQGPALGLTGERLATYLEELNATLASACYKRENNTLSAAELAKLGLQQIEAAMSEGHPAFVANNGRIGFSKSDFLRYAPEVGKPFKVLWLAAHKTVCDFAYSEYFSDYPSHISGELDLTTRDAFNKALKAQNLNPDDYLFMPAHPWQYQHKLSVVFANEFANNRLVYLGEGDDLYQAQQSIRTLYNCSHPHKPYLKVALSILNMGFMRGLSRAYMAVTPAINDWVFNKVNHDPTLSACNFTALREYATLGYAHHTFEQSALGDTPYRKMFACLWRENPNHNLQNNEQLTTMAALLHLDNNGKSMAGALIDQSGLTAHAWLQSYFNAYLIPLVHCFYAHKLVFMPHGENLILKLKNSVPVGAYMKDIGEEVALLNSTESLPEEVSRIHIAMPKELELLSIFTDVFDCFFRYLVAILVREARITEHDFWQGVAQSVNAYQQANPALNERFKEYDFFSDEFAHSCLNRLQLGNNKQMVDLTDPAGSLQFAGNLDNPVSAKLYG; encoded by the coding sequence ATGTATTTTTCATCTTTTGTAACCACGTTACAACACACAGGTAATGTAACTATGCGGTTACTACAGCAAAGCGACATGCCTATTATTTGTCAGTGGCTTACACTGCCTTATGCGCATTTTTGGGGTATGAGTAAACACACACCCGAGCAAATGTGCAGCGCCTACCAAGATATAATTAACAACCCACATCATCATGCGTATGTTATTGAGCAAAATAATGAGCTACTTGCCCTTGTTGAGCTTTACAGTCCAAAGCACGACAAGCTACTTGCCGCTGCCTATGAGGTAATGCCAAACGATACGGGCATGCATATTTTACTTGCCCCAAATACAAAGCCCAAACGCCATTTTAGCTTTGAAATAATGCAGTGCGTATTGCACAGTATTTTTACCCATAACGATAATGCGCGGGTAGTGGTAGAGCCCGATATTGCCAATAGTAAAATTCATACCTTAAATAAGCGTTTAGGCTTTGTGCATACTAAGCAAATAACTCTTGGTGATAAAAACGCATACCTTGGATTTTGTAATAAAGCCGCGTTTGAAACGCATGTAAATTTACATCATAAAACCCAAGCGCATATAAATTCTGACTATGTAAAGTTTGATCACTGGCAGTGGGCAAACAGGCACTTACAAAGTAAGGCCATTAGCGAGCTTGTACACGAGCGATTATTGGTTGCAGAGCAAACCCCACATGGTTTTAAAGTTAATATTGAAGGGGGTTACTTTTTATTTAATGGCCGCGCTATGGCGCTTAACCACATAGATATAGACGAGCCAAGCTTATGTTTTTATAACCTTAACAATGAGCAAGTAGCGCTTGATGTACTGCACTTTTTTAGTGTGCAAGGCCCTGCACTGGGTTTAACTGGCGAGCGTTTAGCCACCTACCTTGAAGAGCTTAACGCCACACTTGCCAGTGCCTGTTATAAACGCGAAAACAACACGCTTAGCGCAGCCGAACTTGCGAAATTAGGGCTGCAACAAATAGAGGCTGCAATGAGCGAAGGCCACCCTGCATTTGTGGCTAATAATGGCCGAATTGGTTTTAGCAAAAGCGACTTTTTACGCTATGCGCCAGAAGTGGGTAAACCGTTTAAAGTGCTGTGGTTAGCGGCGCACAAAACAGTATGTGATTTTGCTTATAGTGAATACTTTAGTGACTACCCAAGCCATATTAGTGGCGAGCTTGATTTAACCACTCGTGATGCGTTTAACAAAGCGCTAAAAGCGCAAAACTTAAACCCCGACGACTACCTATTTATGCCGGCTCATCCGTGGCAGTACCAACATAAATTAAGTGTGGTGTTTGCCAACGAGTTTGCCAATAACCGCTTAGTGTATTTAGGAGAAGGCGACGATTTATATCAAGCGCAGCAATCTATTCGTACGTTATATAACTGCTCGCACCCGCATAAACCGTATTTAAAAGTGGCGCTGTCTATTTTAAATATGGGCTTTATGCGCGGGCTTTCGCGTGCATATATGGCGGTCACTCCGGCCATAAATGATTGGGTGTTTAATAAAGTAAACCACGACCCAACACTTAGCGCGTGTAACTTTACAGCACTTAGAGAGTACGCCACGTTAGGGTATGCACATCACACTTTTGAGCAAAGTGCACTCGGTGATACACCGTATCGTAAAATGTTTGCGTGTTTATGGCGCGAAAACCCAAACCATAATTTACAAAATAATGAGCAGCTCACCACCATGGCCGCATTGCTGCACCTAGATAACAACGGTAAAAGTATGGCAGGTGCATTAATAGATCAAAGCGGTTTAACCGCACACGCTTGGCTGCAAAGCTATTTTAACGCCTACCTTATTCCTTTAGTGCATTGTTTTTATGCCCATAAATTAGTGTTTATGCCCCACGGCGAAAACCTCATTTTAAAGCTTAAAAATTCAGTGCCTGTGGGCGCTTACATGAAAGACATAGGCGAAGAAGTCGCGCTGCTTAATAGCACTGAGTCTTTACCTGAGGAAGTGTCGCGTATTCATATTGCCATGCCTAAAGAGCTTGAATTACTAAGTATATTTACCGATGTATTTGACTGCTTTTTTAGATACCTAGTCGCTATTTTAGTAAGAGAGGCGCGCATTACCGAGCACGATTTTTGGCAAGGCGTTGCGCAAAGTGTAAACGCGTACCAACAAGCCAACCCCGCCTTAAATGAGCGCTTTAAAGAGTATGACTTTTTTAGTGATGAATTTGCACACTCCTGCTTAAACCGCTTACAGCTTGGCAATAATAAGCAAATGGTTGATTTAACCGACCCCGCAGGCAGCTTACAGTTTGCAGGAAATTTAGATAACCCGGTATCGGCAAAGCTGTATGGCTAA
- a CDS encoding IS5 family transposase produces MPRTMLTDKRWLKLKELMLNSGRVYNKFDHRMTLEGILYRMRTGIPWRDLPPHFGLWSTVFRRFNLWSKKGILNTIFKHLALITDSEWLFIDGSIVRAHQHSSGAKSDKDESIGKSRGGFSTKIHLAVDSYGYPVHFELTGGQRNDFVMAESLIKHSPKSDYVIADKGYDSQSIRDYVTEHGSEPLIPRRKDNTKKNNDMDWDLYKYRHLVENAFARIKHFRAVSTRYDKLERNYASMVSLAFAIMWLSMHT; encoded by the coding sequence ATGCCAAGAACAATGTTAACAGATAAACGCTGGTTAAAGCTCAAAGAATTAATGCTCAATAGTGGTCGAGTTTATAATAAATTTGACCACCGAATGACGCTAGAAGGTATTTTGTATCGAATGCGCACAGGAATTCCTTGGCGAGATTTACCACCACACTTTGGGCTTTGGAGTACTGTGTTTAGGCGCTTTAACTTATGGTCTAAGAAAGGCATTTTAAATACTATTTTTAAACATTTAGCCCTCATCACTGATTCTGAATGGCTATTCATTGATGGCAGTATTGTGCGAGCACATCAACATAGTAGTGGTGCAAAGAGCGACAAAGATGAGTCGATAGGTAAAAGTCGGGGTGGCTTTTCAACTAAGATTCATCTGGCCGTTGATAGCTATGGATACCCAGTACACTTTGAATTAACAGGTGGTCAGCGAAATGACTTTGTTATGGCAGAAAGCCTAATAAAACATTCGCCTAAAAGTGACTATGTGATTGCTGATAAGGGCTACGATAGCCAATCAATTCGTGACTATGTAACTGAGCATGGAAGTGAGCCACTAATCCCTCGGCGTAAAGATAACACCAAGAAAAACAATGATATGGATTGGGATCTATACAAGTATCGACACTTAGTTGAAAATGCGTTTGCACGAATAAAGCACTTCAGAGCAGTATCAACTCGGTACGATAAATTAGAAAGGAACTATGCATCAATGGTTTCATTAGCATTCGCTATTATGTGGTTATCGATGCATACCTGA
- a CDS encoding MFS transporter: MSLRLALILLTVISVVCDTLLLPFYPQFFASEFSVSNPTLIGVFVANCCITVMLALPLWAKVAKKYHELALWLVTQVIAACFGLLCYFATNVWEFWFYYQFMLVLKASYLLIYPFALRLEQQSKHLSIIGLFSVLMHFGAIGGALVGGYFFSLNEPRYALLLSAAGDVIQVLLCAYLMLSLKLGIYQHAIESEKPRTRTPYFIWQFCFISVVVYFSAFLIRPFFTTHWQGMSAQSSAFESALVYAIPAFSALLMLLFNHFRQRLPVPTLSRTSTLLCALIFGAIGLYLQAQESVWLVVSSRILYGIALFQVMVLLEVMLFAKSEPAHYGSDFAKVHVAQNIGVILASLLVGMSVEYFNTTVPFYFAAIGFASLGAILLWRVKFVGRTAHTAT, encoded by the coding sequence ATGAGTTTACGTTTAGCGCTTATTTTGCTTACGGTTATTTCGGTGGTGTGCGATACCTTATTACTGCCGTTTTATCCGCAATTTTTTGCCAGCGAATTTTCTGTAAGTAACCCCACGCTTATAGGGGTGTTTGTAGCTAACTGTTGTATTACCGTTATGCTCGCGCTGCCCCTGTGGGCAAAGGTTGCTAAAAAATACCACGAGCTGGCGCTTTGGCTTGTAACGCAAGTGATTGCCGCATGCTTTGGGTTGCTTTGTTATTTTGCAACTAACGTGTGGGAATTTTGGTTTTATTACCAGTTTATGTTGGTACTTAAGGCCAGTTACCTGCTTATTTATCCGTTTGCACTGCGTTTAGAGCAGCAAAGTAAGCACCTTTCTATTATTGGGTTGTTTTCGGTACTTATGCACTTTGGCGCTATTGGTGGCGCGTTAGTGGGCGGGTACTTTTTTAGCTTAAACGAACCGCGTTATGCACTGTTATTAAGTGCGGCGGGCGATGTAATACAAGTGCTGCTGTGCGCCTATTTAATGCTGAGCTTAAAGCTAGGTATTTATCAGCACGCTATTGAAAGCGAAAAACCGCGCACTCGTACCCCGTACTTTATTTGGCAATTTTGCTTTATAAGCGTGGTGGTTTACTTTAGCGCATTTTTAATTAGGCCATTTTTTACGACCCATTGGCAGGGCATGAGCGCGCAAAGCAGTGCGTTTGAAAGTGCGCTTGTGTACGCCATTCCTGCTTTTTCAGCCCTACTAATGCTGTTGTTTAACCACTTTAGGCAGCGCTTACCTGTTCCTACGCTTAGCCGCACCAGTACATTATTGTGCGCGCTTATTTTTGGCGCTATTGGGCTTTATTTACAGGCACAAGAGTCGGTGTGGTTAGTTGTCAGCTCGCGCATTCTTTACGGTATTGCGCTGTTTCAAGTAATGGTTTTATTAGAGGTTATGTTATTTGCCAAAAGTGAGCCCGCTCACTACGGCAGTGATTTTGCCAAAGTGCATGTTGCGCAAAATATTGGCGTTATTTTAGCGTCGTTATTGGTGGGTATGAGTGTGGAATATTTTAATACAACCGTGCCTTTTTACTTTGCAGCCATTGGCTTTGCAAGCCTTGGCGCTATTTTGCTATGGCGGGTTAAATTTGTTGGCCGCACTGCACACACAGCCACTTAA
- a CDS encoding haloacid dehalogenase type II, translating into MATTLAFDVYGTLINTHGVLTLLEDMIGDNAQNFSNTWREKQLEYSFRRGLMQNYIPFSLCTKHALDYACLAHKTQLSDDQKQQLLEQYKILPAFDDVKKGLEQLKAQNYRLFAFSNGAADAVNKLLETAGISELFERVVSADDMKTFKPNPGVYSHFLRETNSTGANTWLISSNPFDITGAISHGMRGAWIKRSEDSIFDPWEIQPTTIATDLVDLENKLEEIN; encoded by the coding sequence ATGGCAACTACACTCGCATTTGACGTATACGGCACGCTTATAAATACCCATGGCGTACTGACCTTACTTGAAGATATGATTGGCGATAACGCGCAAAACTTTTCAAATACATGGCGCGAAAAACAATTGGAATATTCGTTTAGGCGCGGATTAATGCAAAACTATATACCGTTTTCATTATGTACAAAACATGCTCTCGATTACGCGTGTTTAGCGCATAAAACGCAGCTTAGTGATGACCAAAAACAGCAATTGCTTGAGCAATATAAAATTTTACCGGCCTTTGATGATGTTAAAAAAGGGCTTGAGCAACTTAAAGCACAAAACTACCGATTGTTTGCGTTTTCTAATGGCGCTGCTGATGCGGTAAATAAATTGCTCGAAACCGCTGGTATTAGTGAGCTTTTTGAACGCGTTGTAAGCGCCGACGATATGAAAACATTTAAGCCAAATCCTGGTGTTTACAGCCATTTTTTACGCGAAACCAACTCAACAGGTGCAAATACGTGGCTTATTTCGAGTAATCCGTTTGATATAACTGGCGCTATTTCGCACGGTATGCGCGGTGCGTGGATAAAACGCTCAGAAGACTCTATTTTTGATCCGTGGGAAATTCAGCCAACGACTATTGCCACTGACTTAGTGGATTTAGAAAACAAGCTCGAAGAGATCAATTAA
- a CDS encoding LysR family transcriptional regulator — MINPTWLNTFCTLVEVNHFTQTAERLFMTQSGVSQHIKKLEQQVNCALLERHGKQFTLTVHGQNLYQQGSLLLKEWQFLEQQLKDDSPYSGLVKIQSPGSCGLQFYSQLLALQAEHTELNIDYRFAPNISVEQAVANHSADIGFLTQAPTLSEVTSHKIGKESLLLVTPAHIKNPTWEVLCELGFIGHPDAKHHAQLLLSENYSEFEHVDQIQRTGFSNQISLILEPVSLGLGFTVLPAHAVSAFNKPALIKTHHLANPISENIYVCHHRNRPMAKRMNTVIEAIKTGE, encoded by the coding sequence ATGATAAACCCTACATGGTTAAACACGTTTTGTACGTTGGTTGAGGTAAATCATTTTACCCAAACTGCCGAGCGCCTTTTTATGACCCAATCGGGCGTGAGCCAGCATATTAAAAAGCTTGAGCAACAAGTAAACTGCGCGCTATTGGAGCGCCACGGCAAACAATTTACCCTTACCGTACATGGGCAAAACCTGTATCAACAAGGCAGCTTGTTATTAAAAGAATGGCAATTTTTAGAGCAACAATTAAAAGATGACTCGCCTTACAGCGGCCTAGTAAAAATACAATCGCCAGGTAGTTGTGGGCTACAATTTTATAGCCAGTTATTAGCATTACAGGCTGAGCATACCGAGCTTAATATTGATTATCGCTTTGCACCCAATATAAGTGTAGAGCAAGCTGTGGCAAACCACAGTGCCGACATAGGCTTTTTAACCCAAGCCCCCACGCTTAGCGAAGTTACCAGCCACAAAATAGGTAAAGAATCTCTATTATTAGTTACCCCCGCACATATTAAAAACCCAACGTGGGAGGTTTTATGTGAGCTTGGCTTTATTGGCCACCCCGATGCAAAACACCACGCACAGCTATTACTTAGCGAAAACTACAGTGAGTTTGAACATGTTGATCAAATTCAGCGCACGGGGTTTTCTAACCAAATAAGTTTAATACTGGAGCCGGTAAGTTTAGGGCTGGGTTTTACGGTTTTACCTGCGCACGCAGTAAGTGCTTTTAATAAACCTGCGCTTATTAAAACGCATCATCTAGCTAATCCAATCAGTGAAAATATTTATGTGTGTCATCATCGTAATAGGCCAATGGCAAAACGTATGAATACAGTAATTGAAGCAATAAAAACAGGGGAATAA
- a CDS encoding pyridoxal phosphate-dependent decarboxylase family protein, producing the protein MSQLQSAQLSSVENQALFEQNGLPPQFNLDQFINYQIASLQGLSAVQQAMAKAKKPFSGVAVNTLAATVNNVDLTKPLADFPAVLNELKSVYLDHAVYFHHPRYMAHLNCPVTYPAVVAEHIIGAINTSVDTWDQSAGATLIEQKLIDWSCEKAKLPSTADGVFTSGGTQSNLMAMLVAREVAVSRYAPDHQVKLQGLPNVASRFRIYCSEVAHFSIQKAAALLGLGYNAVVPVATNSKMQMDMDALNHAIADSKAKGDLPIAVVVTAGTTDFGSIDPIEDIAKLAKKEQLWCHVDGAYGGGLLVSEHHRSALNGIELVDSITIDYHKSFMQPVSCSAFLLSDKRHFSHITLYADYLNPLAEAGNGTPNLVDKSLQTTRRFDALKLWLTLRTMGEAPLGRAFDKVIGLARQTHIVLNEHPDFDVINYPELSALVFRFAPEALKHNPDLLDTLNLHVRQTFLKTGDAMIARTKINGRHYLKFTLLNAQCQLSDVRAVLEQISTIAWQTYKEQQ; encoded by the coding sequence ATGTCACAATTACAATCGGCGCAGCTCAGCTCAGTCGAAAACCAAGCATTATTTGAACAAAACGGGTTACCTCCTCAATTTAATCTCGATCAGTTTATTAATTATCAAATAGCGTCGCTGCAGGGGCTTTCGGCTGTGCAACAAGCAATGGCAAAAGCAAAAAAGCCGTTTTCTGGCGTGGCGGTTAATACACTTGCCGCCACTGTTAACAATGTAGATTTAACCAAACCTCTCGCTGATTTTCCTGCGGTATTAAACGAGCTTAAAAGCGTGTATTTAGATCACGCTGTGTATTTTCATCATCCGCGTTACATGGCGCATTTAAATTGCCCTGTTACGTACCCTGCGGTTGTGGCAGAGCACATAATTGGCGCAATCAATACCTCAGTAGACACGTGGGATCAAAGCGCTGGCGCGACCCTTATTGAACAAAAATTAATTGATTGGAGCTGTGAAAAAGCAAAGCTACCGAGCACTGCCGATGGCGTTTTTACAAGTGGTGGTACACAATCGAATTTAATGGCAATGCTTGTTGCACGCGAAGTAGCCGTGAGCCGTTATGCCCCCGATCATCAAGTAAAACTACAAGGTTTGCCAAACGTTGCCTCGCGTTTTCGTATTTATTGCTCAGAGGTGGCGCATTTTAGTATTCAAAAGGCTGCGGCGTTATTGGGCTTAGGTTATAACGCGGTAGTCCCAGTGGCTACAAACAGCAAAATGCAAATGGATATGGACGCGCTTAACCATGCAATTGCAGATTCTAAAGCCAAGGGCGATTTACCTATAGCGGTGGTTGTTACCGCCGGTACGACCGATTTTGGCTCAATTGACCCTATTGAAGACATAGCAAAACTTGCTAAAAAAGAGCAGCTTTGGTGCCATGTAGATGGCGCATACGGCGGCGGATTATTAGTGAGTGAGCACCATCGCAGTGCCTTAAACGGTATAGAGCTCGTAGATTCAATTACTATTGATTACCATAAATCGTTTATGCAGCCGGTTAGCTGCAGTGCCTTTTTGTTAAGTGACAAACGCCACTTTAGCCATATTACACTCTACGCCGACTACCTAAACCCATTAGCGGAGGCCGGTAATGGCACACCAAATTTAGTTGATAAAAGCTTACAAACCACACGCCGTTTTGATGCCTTAAAACTTTGGTTAACACTGCGCACTATGGGGGAAGCGCCACTTGGCCGAGCGTTTGATAAAGTAATTGGCCTTGCTCGTCAAACCCATATAGTGCTTAACGAGCACCCTGATTTTGACGTTATAAATTACCCAGAGCTTAGCGCGCTGGTATTTCGCTTTGCGCCAGAGGCGTTAAAACATAACCCCGATTTACTCGACACCCTAAACCTGCACGTACGCCAAACATTTTTAAAAACGGGTGACGCCATGATTGCGCGCACCAAAATTAACGGCCGTCACTACCTTAAATTTACGTTACTCAATGCCCAGTGCCAATTGAGCGATGTGCGCGCCGTGCTTGAGCAAATTAGCACTATTGCGTGGCAAACGTATAAGGAGCAACAATAA
- a CDS encoding lysine N(6)-hydroxylase/L-ornithine N(5)-oxygenase family protein, with protein MSNQPYDFIAIGLGPFNLSLACLSEPLEGVKSLFLEQRSQFDWHPGMMLEGVTLQTPFMSDLVTLADPTSQYSFLNYAKLNNRLYPFYIRESFFLLRKEYNLYCQWVCSQLSNVSFEQSVTKVEFCQQTQCYTVTCNTPGGEQQYVTRHLVLGTGPAPYIPDCAVKSNSNNVMHSSDFCHRLDELKSAKRVTVVGAGQSAAEIYHTLLQQAVPQGLQLDWIARSPRYFPLEYTKLTLEMTSPEYVDYFYNLKTEQRDWLNQNQKNLFKGINGDLINDIFDTLYAQSLDGPISTTFKTNSKLTNTRKSAGRLVTEFYHQELNEAFEIKTDYLICATGFKYKRPAFLNPIAQQLPEDEQGRYIVSREYAIDTDQKRIFVQNAEQHTHGFVTPDLGMACYRNSIILREILGYAPYQVEQKIAFQCFDLSDVETHSQQKSNAA; from the coding sequence ATGAGCAACCAACCTTATGACTTTATAGCCATTGGCCTTGGCCCGTTTAATTTATCGTTAGCGTGTTTAAGTGAACCACTAGAAGGCGTTAAAAGCTTATTTTTAGAGCAGCGTAGCCAATTTGATTGGCACCCAGGCATGATGCTAGAAGGTGTTACTTTGCAAACGCCATTTATGTCTGACTTGGTGACCCTTGCCGATCCTACTAGCCAGTACAGTTTTTTAAATTATGCCAAGCTTAATAATCGGTTATACCCATTTTATATTCGTGAGAGCTTTTTTTTACTGCGTAAAGAATACAACCTCTATTGCCAATGGGTGTGCTCGCAGTTGAGTAACGTAAGCTTTGAGCAAAGTGTAACTAAGGTTGAGTTTTGCCAGCAAACTCAGTGCTATACCGTTACCTGTAATACCCCAGGCGGTGAGCAGCAATATGTTACGCGCCACTTAGTGCTTGGCACCGGCCCTGCCCCATATATTCCTGATTGTGCAGTGAAAAGTAATTCTAATAACGTAATGCACAGTAGCGACTTTTGCCACCGCCTTGATGAGCTAAAATCCGCTAAACGCGTAACGGTTGTGGGAGCAGGACAAAGTGCCGCTGAGATTTATCACACCCTATTACAACAAGCCGTGCCACAAGGTTTGCAACTAGATTGGATAGCTCGCTCGCCGCGTTATTTTCCGCTGGAGTACACCAAACTCACCCTTGAGATGACCTCACCTGAGTATGTTGATTACTTTTATAATTTAAAAACTGAGCAACGAGATTGGCTTAACCAAAATCAAAAAAACTTATTTAAAGGCATAAATGGCGATTTAATTAATGACATTTTTGACACCCTTTACGCGCAAAGCTTAGATGGGCCCATTTCTACCACATTTAAAACGAACAGCAAACTTACTAATACGCGTAAGAGCGCTGGGCGTTTAGTAACTGAGTTTTACCATCAAGAGCTAAATGAAGCCTTTGAAATAAAAACCGATTACTTAATTTGTGCCACGGGCTTTAAATACAAGCGCCCCGCTTTTTTAAACCCCATTGCACAGCAGCTCCCAGAAGATGAGCAAGGCCGTTATATAGTAAGCCGTGAATACGCAATAGATACCGACCAAAAACGTATATTTGTACAAAATGCAGAGCAGCACACCCATGGTTTTGTAACCCCCGATTTAGGCATGGCGTGTTACCGCAACAGTATAATTTTGCGCGAAATACTCGGTTATGCGCCGTATCAGGTTGAGCAAAAAATTGCATTTCAGTGCTTTGATTTAAGCGATGTAGAAACTCATTCACAGCAAAAGAGTAATGCCGCATGA